The proteins below come from a single Mytilus edulis chromosome 5, xbMytEdul2.2, whole genome shotgun sequence genomic window:
- the LOC139522817 gene encoding myoneurin-like → MASTVAKAQTFFCENQYKSVIQLLNDQRKARRFCDVILRVGKEQFYAHSNVLAATSPYFGAFLGQGQDHPRAFSQKIPQVIEIHIDGDCDNQGFTTAVSLVLDYMYTSNITLDSDCLVQVVEIAKIMQIEKVLEFCNTFESGNQLDADISIAKTTPVQTQTEPQFTFLDNKSVQTCDIDLVFDMWCKKKQVRNLEHFNVDYVEKIEGPKVKDCKIQAAEKYKKLIKKSGAFLMDRKKDGKKNISLLGVTHRKRGRPPLPENAKLNALIEQKQMKRKGETDKVEENPTAKAPESNHKHIHEESHEDTNCKRIKLENTETLKNRKGTYIEQTEGRFPSRKNRGKKPSKFLDDAESDSDALVVDETGDESSQNQPKLENIWHNCDECPYSTNSSYQYNRHTKAHQNDRDRLEGSDIKEYKCDRCDFSSYKYKVLQTHIQEHLHAENICSFCDFEAENSDSLLEHILIHKPPNPFHCIYCDSKYKTRAQLNVHLPKHLTVKPFICEICQTGFKWKHALKCHMATHSETKDHLCDVCGFATAHKSQLKAHKLIHTGDTYKCEYPNCKFQSIKKQSLKYHLLTHTQEKPHQCEICGQSFSLKKNLNRHALLHTDVRPHKCKFHEVCNFATTRYDKLKEHLLKIHSHGVAPSKKFRLSDYPKSLVPPDEEEPPMPSMPSVIHIENSDISLGQISLNDLETKVYIQQPGGESVPITLVASKFEIPYQLITKLEN, encoded by the coding sequence ATGGCGTCGACTGTTGCCAAAGCTCAAACATTCTTTTGTGAAAACCAATATAAGTCTGTCATACAACTATTAAATGATCAGAGAAAGGCACGACGGTTCTGTGATGTGATTTTGCGAGTTGGAAAAGAACAATTCTATGCACATTCAAATGTACTAGCAGCAACCAGCCCTTATTTCGGTGCGTTCTTAGGACAGGGTCAGGATCACCCGAGGGCATTTTCACAGAAAATCCCACAAGTTATCGAAATACACATTGACGGTGATTGTGATAACCAAGGATTTACAACGGCCGTGTCGTTAGTACTTGATTATATGTACACCAGCAACATCACATTAGACTCTGATTGCCTCGTTCAGGTTGTAGAAATTGCAAAAATTATGCAAATAGAAAAAGTTTTGGAATTTTGCAATACATTTGAATCTGGCAATCAATTAGATGCCGACATATCAATAGCTAAAACTACACCTGTTCAAACTCAGACAGAACCGCAATTTACATTTTTAGACAATAAATCTGTTCAGACATGTGATATTGACTTAGTTTTTGACATGTGGTGCAAAAAAAAGCAAGTTCGAAATCTTGAACATTTTAATGTAGACTATGTAGAGAAAATCGAGGGTCCAAAAGTGAAAGATTGTAAAATACAAGCAGCAGAAAAATACAAGAAACTTATTAAAAAATCAGGCGCATTTCTTATGGACAGGAAAAAGGATGGcaagaaaaatatttcattacttGGAGTAACACACAGAAAAAGAGGCCGCCCACCACTACCAGAAAATGCTAAACTTAATGCCCTTATTGAACAAAAGCAAATGAAAAGAAAAGGTGAAACTGATAAGGTAGAAGAAAATCCAACAGCAAAAGCACCTGAATCAAATCACAAGCACATCCATGAAGAAAGTCATGAAGATACAAATTGTAAACGcataaaattagaaaatactGAAACATTGAAAAACAGAAAAGGAACTTACATTGAACAGACAGAGGGCAGATTTCCTTCACGAAAAAATAGAGGAAAGAAACCATCAAAATTTTTAGATGATGCTGAATCAGATTCTGATGCTCTTGTGGTTGATGAAACAGGGGATGAATCTTCCCAAAATCAGCCAAAGCTTGAAAATATATGGCACAACTGCGATGAATGTCCATATTCTACAAACTCGTCATATCAATATAATAGACATACTAAAGCTCATCAGAATGATAGAGACCGTCTTGAAGGAAGTGATATTAAAGAATATAAATGTGATCGCTGTGATTTTTCATCTTACAAATACAAAGTTTTACAAACACACATTCAAGAACATCTACATGCTGAAAATATTTGCAGTTTTTGTGATTTTGAAGCAGAAAATTCAGACTCACTGCTTGAACACATCCTAATTCATAAACCACCCAATCCGTttcattgtatttattgtgacAGCAAATATAAAACTCGAGCTCAGTTAAATGTCCATCTTCCAAAACATTTAACTGTTAAACCTTTTATCTGTGAAATTTGTCAAACTGGATTCAAGTGGAAACATGCACTTAAATGCCACATGGCCACTCATAGTGAAACAAAAGATCATCTGTGTGATGTTTGTGGATTTGCAACTGctcacaaaagtcaattaaaaGCACATAAACTCATTCATACAGGAGACACATATAAATGTGAATATCCAAATTGTAAATTCCAGTCAATAAAAAAGCAGAGTTTGAAATATCATTTACTAACACATACTCAGGAAAAACCTCATCAATGTGAAATATGTGGGCAaagtttttcattgaaaaaaaatttaaacagacATGCATTACTTCACACTGATGTGCGACCACAtaaatgtaaatttcatgaaGTTTGTAACTTTGCAACAACAAGGTATGATAAGTTAAAAGaacatttgctcaaaattcaCAGTCATGGAGTGGCACCAAGCAAAAAGTTTAGACTTTCTGATTATCCAAAAAGTTTAGTTCCTCCTGATGAAGAAGAGCCTCCAATGCCTAGCATGCCTAGTGTTATTCATATTGAGAATTCTGATATAAGTTTAGGCCAGATATCATTGAATGATTTAGAGACAAAAGTATACATACAGCAACCTGGAGGAGAATCTGTACCTATCACTCTTGTGGCATCtaaatttgaaataccatatcaATTGATAACTAAGCTTGAAAACTAA